The genomic region GCAAACTCCAGGCCATCAATTAACTCTTCGGGCTTAAAGCCCATCACATCCATCGACATAGTGCAAGCAATAAACTTTACCCCTAACATACGAGCGGTTTCCATCAGGCTCTGCAGGCTTTCCACCTGCTTTTGTTGCATAATCTTTTTCATCATGACAGCTCCCAGACCGCCAAAGTTCATTTTAGAAATCCCCAGTTTATTTACCCCTTTAGGCATCATCCAGCCAAACATCTTTTCCATAAAGGATTTCTTAGTGGGGATACGTTCGGGTTTGCGCAGGGCGTTAAGCCCCCAGAAGGTAAAGAACATGGTCACTTCATCGCCCATTGCTGCAGCCCCGTTAGCGATAATAAAGGAGGCCATCACCTTGTCCAGATCGCCGCTAAATACAATGATTGTCTTTTTCATAGGCTAGCCCTCCTAGTTTTTCTTGATGACCGCCTTGATTACACCGTCTTGTTCTTCCATAGAAAGAATTTCGCAATTGGTTTTCTTGGCCCAGGCGTAGACATCTTTCTTAAAGCCTTGCTCAGTTACCTCAATAACAATGGTGTCGCCGCTGTTACACTTCTTATAAGTACCAAACAATTGCACAATGGGGCCGGGGCACTGTAATCCGCGGGCGTTAACCTGATATTCAGCCATTTCAAACATCTCCTTCAGTTTAATTAGTTCTGCTATGCCAGTTCAAAGGGATAGGCGGAAATACCACCATCTAATATGGAAACATTGGTGAAGCCCATTTGCTTTAGCTTCAGGCTGGCCACATAGGCCCGCACACCAACTTTACACACCAAAATGATCTCTTGATGTCTGTCCATATCCGCCAGCTGTTTAGTCAGTTCCCGGAAAGGAATGTTTTTCGAGCCAGGAATGGCATAAATCATATGTTCCTCGGGCAACCGTACATCTATAACTACAGCCCCGGCGGTTTGTCGCTCGGCCAAATGCAGGGGCGACACCCCCTGGAATTTGCCTCGCAACTTGTTCAACATCACATTGGCTGCCAGGATGGTGGGACCCATAGCAGAAGAGAAGGGAGGCGCATAGGCTAAATCCATACTGCTTAAATCATCCACCTTGGCCTTTAAACCAATGGCTGTGGCCAGTACATCAACCACCTTATCGGCGGCGCCTTCACCAACCACCTGACCGCCTAATAACCGGTGGGAAGATTTTTCTGCCACCAATTTAACCACCAGCTGGCGATTGCCCGGGTAGTAATGGGCTTTATCCGGAGTTGGTACCAGCACGGTTTCCACATCATATCCCTGGGCCCGGGCCTCCCTTTCGGTGAGGCCGGTTTTACCGGCAGCCACGTCAAAGACCTTAACAATGGCCGTACCCAAAGCACCGGGGAAGGATAAATTGTTTTCTCCCACGGCATTGGCCCCGGCCACCCGACCGGCCTTGTTGGCCACGGACCCCATGGGCATCCAGGCAGGCTTGCCGGTTACCTGGTGGGTGACCTCAGCACAGTCTCCCACGGCATAAATGTCCGGCTGGTTAGTTTGCATGTACTGGTTTACTTGAATGGCTCTGGTTGGTCCCAGCAGTATGCCGGCCCTTTGGGCCACTGCCACATTGGGGCGGATACCGGCGGAAACCACCACCAAATCTGCGGGGATAGTCCCGTCAGAGGTTTCCACAGCCTTGACCTGGCCGGCGCCGTTATCAATAAAGCCGGTTACCTTAACCCCGGTTTTAACGGCAACTCCTTTTTCCTGCAGGTGGGTCTGTACCTTAAGGGCAATTTCAGGATCAAAGGGGGGCAGCACTTGGCCGGCCATTTCCACAATAGTTGTATTAATACCCCGGTGTACCAGGTTTTCCGCCACTTCCAGGCCGATCAAGCCGCCGCCGATGATTACCGCCTCTTTAACTTGGGACTGGTCAATTAGTTGGCGAATGACGTTGCCGTCGGTTACTTTGCGCAGGGTATAAATATTTTCTAATTGAATGTTGGGGATAGGAGGTAACACCGGGTCGGCCCCGGTGGCAATGATTAACTTGTCATAATGAAATTCTTTGGCTTCGCCGGTTAACAAGTCGGTGGCCAGAACCTTTTTTAAATCCGGCATTATTTCCGTTACTTCATGACGAGTTAGGACATCAATGTCATAATCCAGTTTAAAATCTTCGGGGAAACGAACTAAAAGTTCCCTTTCTTCACTAATCACACCGCTTAAGTAATAGGGCAGACCACACCCCGCATAGGAAATGTGCTGATCCCTGGTTAATACGGTAACCTGCCAATGGGGATTTTCCCTTTTGGCTTTAGCGGCAGCTTTGGTTCCTGCTGCCACGCCGCCAATTACCAACAAGGTGGGGCTTTGCATGGGGATTCTCTCCTTTCAGCTAGTCTTCTAATAATAAGGAGACAATTTTTTTAGCCTTTTCATTAACCACCGTGTAAACAACTTCCGTGCCCTGCCGCCGCCCCTCGATAATCCCTTTACTACGCAAGATGGCTAAATGCTGGGATACTGTGGACTGGGGAATTTCCAAGCAAGCTTGCATATGCGTGACATTACATTCGCCACCCATTAAGCCGTCAACAATACAGAGTCTGGTGGGGTGGGCTAAAGCCTTTAAGAGCTCGGCGTGTTCATTAAATTTGCTTACATTAGTCATTGTGGGGCCCCCAATATCTAATGATTTATATATCTAAATATTACAATAATATGGTAGTATGCGTCAATACTTTTTGTGAAAAAAAGACCATGCACAATACGGTAAATGTTGGAGAGTAACTCCGGTTCTTAGTCGGTAAGGGGAGAGTTTTGGTAATAATTTTGGGTAAAGCTGTCCAACCACTCGTCTTTGTAAATAATCATATTAGGGTCGGAGGGGCTTGCCCCTTCCCGGTAGTCTACCAATTTTAATTGCTTCAATTTACGGAGGGCCTGGTGTACTTCTAGATCTGAATAGCCTAACATGCGGCCCATTTCCCGAATGGGGTAGATTAGCATACCGTTCGGTGATACATGTTCACGGACGAAAATTAATACGTTACGCTCGATTTCATCCAGATTAGCCAGACTGCGGGCTTTTAACAAAACAAGCACCTCCTTTGGGGCTTAGTATTGCTCAAACCTGGCATGTTCATCCGCGGTTGGGTATAATTGAGGTAATTAGTCGGGGGCAGTCCATTATTTCGCTCACTCCACGTGTTTGCTTTTTAATAATGGATTGCCTCCCGAAAAGTTAAGGAGAGTGCAGTTGATGCCGGGTTTAAAATTTATCCATTGCTCCGATCTACACCTGGGGCGCCAGCGGCTGGGCGGTAAGCTGCCGGATACTGATTTAGCCCGGGCCTTTCAGTATATCTGCCAGTACACTGTTACAGAAAAGGCCGATGCCTTACTGATTGCCGGGGATATTTTTGATTCTCCCCAGATCCAGCCCACCTGGCTCACCCAGGCCACCGAATGCTTACTGCCCCTCAAGGAAGCAGGCATACCGGTTTTTGCCATTGAGGGTAACCATGATCGGGCTACCATTACCGGAGAGGCCCATACCTGGGTTAAGTACCTGAATGATATTGGTTTAATTAATCTGCTAACCATTCCCTTTACTGCCCAGGGACCGGTGATTAGCCCCTGGGATGAGCGTTCCAGAAGTGGTTCTTACATTGATTTTAAAGGCACCCGGATTATCGGCGCCGGCTATCTGGGGGCCGGTACCATTAAACGGGCCCGGCTGATTGCGGAGAGTTTACGTCGGTGGCAGGAGGCCGGCACCCTGCCTGGGGCGGTGATCATGCTGCTGCATGCCGGGCCGGACTATGTGGTGCAGGAGGGGGGCGGTTTCTCTAAAGAAAATTTGGAGTTCTTACATGAAACGGTAGATTATCTGGCCCTGGGCCATATCCACAAACCCATGCAGCACGGCGGCTGGGCTGTTAATCCCGGTTCGCCGGAACACGTGCGGCTGGAGGAATGCCGCTATGATGGACAACCCCGGGGTATGGCGCTGGTGGAAATTGATCCCACCAGTGAACGGACTCTGCAAAGGGTAGAGGTTCTGGCGGTGCCCAAGCGCAAGGTATATACCCTGCGCTATGACTGTTCCCCCCACGGCAACCGAACCAAGCGGGCGATGGATGCCATCCAGTCCGATATTATGGCCCGGTTACGGGAGATGGGGGTGGAACCGGAGGCTGCCGTGCGGTTAGAACTGACCGGGGCTGTGAACCTGGGGCGGATTAAGCTGGACACCGAGGCCCTGGCGGCCTATTTGGAAGCCAGCCTGCCGGTGCAGGCGGTGGAGGTCAACTCCGGGGGGCTCCAGTTATCCCTGGATAACCGGGCCACCGGGGAACTGGCGGGTAAAGAAGCATCCCGGGAAACCCT from Desulfotomaculum nigrificans DSM 574 harbors:
- a CDS encoding DsrE/DsrF/DrsH-like family protein, with the translated sequence MKKTIIVFSGDLDKVMASFIIANGAAAMGDEVTMFFTFWGLNALRKPERIPTKKSFMEKMFGWMMPKGVNKLGISKMNFGGLGAVMMKKIMQQKQVESLQSLMETARMLGVKFIACTMSMDVMGFKPEELIDGLEFAGVASYLGEADQANVNLFI
- a CDS encoding FAD-dependent oxidoreductase, with the protein product MQSPTLLVIGGVAAGTKAAAKAKRENPHWQVTVLTRDQHISYAGCGLPYYLSGVISEERELLVRFPEDFKLDYDIDVLTRHEVTEIMPDLKKVLATDLLTGEAKEFHYDKLIIATGADPVLPPIPNIQLENIYTLRKVTDGNVIRQLIDQSQVKEAVIIGGGLIGLEVAENLVHRGINTTIVEMAGQVLPPFDPEIALKVQTHLQEKGVAVKTGVKVTGFIDNGAGQVKAVETSDGTIPADLVVVSAGIRPNVAVAQRAGILLGPTRAIQVNQYMQTNQPDIYAVGDCAEVTHQVTGKPAWMPMGSVANKAGRVAGANAVGENNLSFPGALGTAIVKVFDVAAGKTGLTEREARAQGYDVETVLVPTPDKAHYYPGNRQLVVKLVAEKSSHRLLGGQVVGEGAADKVVDVLATAIGLKAKVDDLSSMDLAYAPPFSSAMGPTILAANVMLNKLRGKFQGVSPLHLAERQTAGAVVIDVRLPEEHMIYAIPGSKNIPFRELTKQLADMDRHQEIILVCKVGVRAYVASLKLKQMGFTNVSILDGGISAYPFELA
- a CDS encoding metallophosphoesterase family protein, whose product is MPGLKFIHCSDLHLGRQRLGGKLPDTDLARAFQYICQYTVTEKADALLIAGDIFDSPQIQPTWLTQATECLLPLKEAGIPVFAIEGNHDRATITGEAHTWVKYLNDIGLINLLTIPFTAQGPVISPWDERSRSGSYIDFKGTRIIGAGYLGAGTIKRARLIAESLRRWQEAGTLPGAVIMLLHAGPDYVVQEGGGFSKENLEFLHETVDYLALGHIHKPMQHGGWAVNPGSPEHVRLEECRYDGQPRGMALVEIDPTSERTLQRVEVLAVPKRKVYTLRYDCSPHGNRTKRAMDAIQSDIMARLREMGVEPEAAVRLELTGAVNLGRIKLDTEALAAYLEASLPVQAVEVNSGGLQLSLDNRATGELAGKEASRETLELAAIRELVANNPLPGLEDQAAQLAQLFYELKEDVRTGAGVQEIRERLERHPLVERLVAGELAELSAEQVVAAGREGGREESCG
- a CDS encoding sulfurtransferase TusA family protein is translated as MAEYQVNARGLQCPGPIVQLFGTYKKCNSGDTIVIEVTEQGFKKDVYAWAKKTNCEILSMEEQDGVIKAVIKKN
- a CDS encoding ArsR/SmtB family transcription factor yields the protein MTNVSKFNEHAELLKALAHPTRLCIVDGLMGGECNVTHMQACLEIPQSTVSQHLAILRSKGIIEGRRQGTEVVYTVVNEKAKKIVSLLLED